In Ptychodera flava strain L36383 chromosome 21, AS_Pfla_20210202, whole genome shotgun sequence, a genomic segment contains:
- the LOC139121346 gene encoding phosphopantothenoylcysteine decarboxylase-like, translating to MMADDREQKESSTRKRVLLGCTGSVASIKVPRIIEELFLRISSVEIEIVATEYSQKFFDVTSLPEKVKVHTDAEEWQTWQKMEDPVLHVELRRWADVLVIAPLDANTLAKISHGICDNLLTCTVRAWDLKKPLLFCPAMNTNMWEHPLTSRQVTTLKEFGYLEVPCIEKKLACGDIGYGAMAEVSTIVTAVKEAIS from the exons ATGATGGCAGACGACAGAGAGCAAAAGGAGAGCAGTACTAGGAAACGCGTACTGCTTGGGTGTACAGGGAGCGTTGCTTCGATTAAAGTACCCAGGATTATTGAAGAGTTATTCCTAAGGATATCATCT GTTGAAATCGAGATAGTAGCCACAGAGTATTCCCAGAAGTTCTTTGATGTGACCTCACTTCCAGAAAAGGTTAAAGTTCACACTGATGCTGAAGAATGGCAA ACTTGGCAGAAGATGGAAGATCCAGTATTGCATGTAGAGTTGAGAAGATGGGCTGATGTTCTTGTTATTGCACCTCTGGATGCCAACACACTGGCAAAAATTTCCCATGGAATTTGTGACAATTTGTTA ACATGTACAGTGAGAGCATGGGACCTCAAGAAGCCTCTGCTGTTTTGTCCTGCCATGAACACAAATATGTGGGAACATCCTCTGACTTCAAGACAAGTCACAACATTGAAAGAATTCGGCTACCTTGAAGTGCCTTGTATAGAAAAGAAATTAGCATGTGGTGATATAG GCTATGGAGCTATGGCTGAGGTGTCCACAATAGTAACAGCTGTCAAGGAAGCCATTTCATGA